Genomic segment of Niallia taxi:
TTCAATGTTGCAAGACAATTCCTGTCATTAGATCATATTAGTTCAGGAAGGGCAGGCTGGAATGTTGTTACATCTCCATCAGCAGGAGCGGCTCAAAATTTCAATGGCAAGGACCTTCCATCACATGAGGACCGTTATAACAAAGCGGCTGAGCATCTGCAAGTCGTAAAGGGGCTTTGGGATTCATGGGAAGATGGCGCCTTCGTCAGAAATAAGGAAACAGGGGAGTTTTTTGACAAAGAAAAGATGCATGAATTAAATCACGAAGGGGAGTTCTTTTCTGTCAAAGGACCGCTGAATTTGGAAAGATCACAACAAGGCTATCCTGTCATATTTCAAGCAGGTTCATCAGAAAGAGGAAAATCCTTTGCTGCAGAGTCTGCTGACGCTATTTTTACAGGACACGAAACGTTGGAGGAAGCGATTGAATTTTATCGCGATGTAAAAGCAAAAGCAGCACAAACTGGACGCGGACATGAAGAGATTCTGATTTTTCCGGGAATTAGCCCGATAGTTGCAAGCACAGTTGAGGAAGCACACAAAATATATGAGGATTTTATCAGCTTAGTTCCAATCGCTAATGCCATTACCTATCTTGGCAGGTTTTTTGATCATTTCGATTTCAGTACTTTTCCACTAGATGAGCCATTCCCGGAAATTGGGGATGCAGGTAAAGAAGCTTTTCAGAGTACTACTGACAAAATCAAGAAAATGGCAAAGGAGCATAAGCTGACACTTCGTCAAGTAGCCCAGCAGGTTGCTGTACCGAGAAGTACATTTATCGGTACTCCGGAAATTGTTGCAGATAAGATTCAAACCTGGTTTGAAAGCGGTGGAGCAGATGGTTTTATTATAAACTCTGATATTCCAAGCCAATTTAGAGAGTTTGTGGAAAAGGTTGTGCCTATTTTACAGGAAAGAGGCATTTACGAGAAGGAATATACAGGCAGCACACTACGAGAGCATTTAGGAATTAAAAAGCCAAGCAATCAAAATAGTACAAATACGGCACTAGAAGTATAAGCGGGAATCGTCTATGGGGAAATTTATTGTAAATAGAATGATTGCTGCCGGTTTTGTACTGCTAGGGTCTTTGTTGTTAGTGTTCTTCATCAATTATTCCCTTCCAGGAGATGCGGTGGATCAAATGCTGGAGGGAACAGGTGCCACACCTGAAATGGCCGCTAATTTACGGGAAGAGCTAGGTTTAGACCTGCCTTTTCACACTCAGTTTTTGGAATATTTAAAAAATATTCTACAAGGAGATTTTGGGCACTCCATTGTTAACAACGCGCCAGTTTTAGACAAAATCATTACACAGTTTCCTGCCACCATTGCCCTAACCATCGTAAGTGCGATACTTTCCATTATTTTTGGTATTACATTAGGTGTTTTTTCAGCCATTCACCATAACAGTGTTATTGATTATGTTGCTAGATTAATAGGTTTATTTGGCATTTCAATGCCTACCTTTTGGTCAGGTATTTTATTAATTCTAATTTTTTCTGTCACACTCGGCTGGTTCCCTTCAATAGGGTCAGACGGCTGGATTACGCTTGTTCTGCCTTCTATTGCATTAGGACTTGTCGGTTCTGGGGCGATTGTCCGCATGGTAAGAAACAGCATGCTGGAGGTTATGAATGAGCAATATATCCTCACATTAAGATCAAAGGGGCTATCAGAAAAAACGGTTATGTATAAGCACGCATTAAGAAATGCGTTAATTCCATCGATTACGATTATCGGGATGATGATCGGGGATATGCTGGGCGGAGCAGTTGTTATTGAAACTGTATTTTCAAGACAAGGAATTGGGAGATTGGTTGCAGATGCGATAACTGCGAAGGATTTGCCAGTCGTCCAAGGAGTAGTGTTTTTTTCAGCCATCGTATATATAACCATCAATTTTTTAGTAGATATCTCTTATTCGGTTATTGATCCTCGTGTCCGAAAATCATTCTAGGAGGTGTAAATCACTTGAAAGAAACGGTATTAGCCGGCCAAATCAAAAAGTTTTCGGTTATTAAAAAGAGAAAAAGGATTTTTCTCCCTGAGCATGCTTTTATTTATGCGGCTTGCGGCATTATCCTTTTTTTAATGATTTGTGCAGTTTTTCCACAGTGGATAGCACCATACGCACCAACCAAAATGTTTACAGAAGAAATAATGCAAGCACCTTCAGGCATTCATTTCTTAGGAACAGACTATTTTGGCCGTGATGTTTTCAGTTTAATTGTCTATGGAAGCAGAACGTCGTTAATAATTGGTTTTCTATCAGTAATTGCTGCCGCTGCTACAGGGATGATAATCGGTTCTGTTGCTGGTTATGCAGGAGGAATAGTTGATCTTATTTTCATGCGGATTATTGATATATTAATGACAATCCCAGGAATGCTTCTATCCCTTGCTTTTGCAGCCGCATTGGGACCAAGTCTTAAGAATATAATACTTGCCATATCCATAGCAGCTGTACCGGGATATGCAAGATTGATGCGCGGCCAAATACTTACTTTAAAAAGCCGAAACTTTGTTATTGCGTCAAAATCAATTGGGGTAAGCAATTTCGTCATCTTTTTTCGCCATATCCTTCCTAATGCCTATTCTCCACTGCTAGTCATGGCAACAAATGGGTTAGGTTCTTCCATCCTACTTGGAGCAGGGTTGAGCTTTTTAGGCTTGGGCGTTGTCCAAGAGGTTCCTGATTGGGGCACATTATTGTCACAGGGTAGAGGCTATTTGGCAGCCGCATGGTGGATTGCTACATTTCCAGGTATTGCAATTACATCATTTGTGTTATCAGCAAATATCATCGGCGACAGTCTCCGTGACTTCCTTGATCCGAAGAAAAAGCAGAAAGGAGACAATGCTTAATGCTTGATATTAACAAGTTAAACATAGAGTTTAAGACGAAAACAGGCAGCATAACTGCTATATCTGACCTTAATTTGTCTATTAAAGCTGGTGAAACGGTCTGCTTAGTCGGCGAATCAGGAAGCGGAAAGACAATCACATCGAAAGCCATTATGAGATTAATAGAATATGAAAATGGAAGAATTTCCAATGGAGATATCTCTTTTCAAGGAACTAATCTAACTTCTATCGATGAAAAGATGCTCCAGCATATAAGAGGAAAGAAAATCGCGATGATTTTCCAGGAGCCGTTATCTGCCTTTGACCCAGTTTTTACAATTGGCTACCAAATAACGGAAATGATAAGAAAGCATCAAAAATCATCGAAACAGGCAGCTTGGCAAAAGGGAATCGACTTACTCAAAAAAGTAGGTATTTCTGAGCCAGAGCATCGGATGAAGCAATATCCTAATGAATTTTCAGGAGGAATGCTGCAAAGAGCCATGATTGCTATGGCCATTTCCTGTGAGCCTGATTTGCTAATTGCTGATGAGCCAACTACAGCATTGGATGTAACAATTCAACTGCAAATCATTGAGCTATTAAAGTCATTAAAGGATGAATTTAATATGGGCTTGCTTCTGATTACGCATGACTTAGGAATTGCAGCAGAGCTTGCCGACAGAATTGTCGTGATGTATGCAGGCGAGGTTGTGGAGAATGCAACTGTCTCTCAGTTATTTCACACACCACATCATCCTTATACAAGAGGACTGCTGAAATCTATTCCTAAGATGGACACTGCAAATAAAGGAAAGCTTTACTCAATTGAAGGCAGTATCCCAAGCCTAAATGAGCTGCCAGAAGGATGCCTATTTCATCCCCGCTGCCCATTTGCGAACACACAATGCAAACGAGTGAGACCAAATCTCGAGAAAGTTAATGACCGCTATGCTGCTTGTTTTTATTCTGAGGAATTAGTTACAAAGCCGGAATGGAGCTTGAGTTATTCAAAAGAGGAAACACTGGAGAAGATTAATGTCACCAAACCGGAGCCAGTCAGCACTGAAATATTGGTGGATGTTCAGCATGTCAGCAAGCATTTCCCAATTGGCAGAGGCCTTTCCTTAGCAAAAAAACAGGTGAAAGCTGTAGATGATGTGTCATTCGCTATCAATAAAGGCGAAACATTTGGGTTGGTTGGAGAATCTGGGAGTGGCAAATCGACACTAGGAAGAGCCATTCTGCAATTAGAAAAATTGACTGGGGGAGAAGTCTTATACGGTGGCAGTCCATTATCAGGCCTCAGCAGTAAAAAAATGGGCAAATACCGCAAAGAGATGCAAATGATCTTTCAAGACCCATATAGCTCTGTCAACTCTCGTCTTAAAATAGGTGAGATTATCGCAGAGCCCTTAAAGTGGCATTTAAAGCTGTCTAGAGAGGAAATACAATCAAGGGTGGAGGAGCTGCTTGAACAAGTCGGATTAAAGCGAGAATGGGTATCCAGATATCCTCATGAGTTTTCAGGTGGACAGCGACAAAGAATTGGAATTGCGAGAGCGATAGCGCTAAATCCAGCCTTTATATTGGCAGATGAGGCTGTTTCCGCCTTGGATGTTTCTGTACAGGCTCAAATAATCAACTTGCTTCAAGACCTACAAGCAAAAATGGGTTTAACTTATTTGTTCATCGGTCACGACTTAGGTGTCGTCCAGCACATATCTGACAGAGTAGGTGTGATGTATTTAGGCAAGCTTGTGGAGATTGCTCCAAGTAAAGCCATCTTTCAGGAGCCAGCCCATCCATATACAAGAGTGTTGATTGACTCTATTCCAAATGGAAAAAGGACAAATAAGCTAAAAGCAGAAGGAGAAATTCCGTCTCCTGCAAATCCGCCATCAGGCTGCCGATTCCGAACAAGATGCCCTTTTGCTACTGAGAAATGTGCAGAGGAAGAGCCGGCATTAAAGGAAATTCAAAAAGGTAGATTTACAGCTTGCCACTATCCTTTACCAATTAATTAGTGTTAAAAGCGAAAAAACAATTGTTCAAGGGGGAAGAAGATGATGAGAATAACTCGATTGCGAAGATCAATTTTATTTTATATGCTTGGAGTTTTGCTGCTGTTGACAGCATGCCAGCAATCAAATGAAAATACATCTGCCAGTGGAGATGCAGTACCTAAGGAAGGCGGAGAATTGGTTTATGGCTTAGCAACACCCCCTGATAGTCTTGATCCTCATACTAGCGGAATGGCTGTTTCAACAAGGGTGAATAACAGCATTTATGAAAAGCTTGTTTACCAGACAGAGGATAACAAGATAGAACCATGGCTTGCAACAAGCTGGGAGGTCTCTGATGATCAAAAAACCTTCACCTTTAAATTAAGAGATGATGTTACCTTCCATGATGGAAGCAAATTTAACGCAGAGGTTGTCAAATATAACTTTGACCGTATCGTAAATCCTGAAACAAAGGCTGCAAGTGCATATGCACTTATTGAAAATTATGAGTCATCTGAAGTGGTAGATGAATATAGCGTGAAAATTCATTTCTCTGAACCTGCAGCAACCTTCTTAAGTAATTTAAGTCAGCCTAAATTAGCGATTGTTTCCAAAGAAGGTGCTGAAAAGTATGGATTGTCTCTAGCGACAAATCCAGTTGGTTCTGGTCCCTTTAAGTTTGTCAGTCAGGATGAGAATAATGAAATTGTGTTGGAAAGATATGCTGATTACACAGGGAAAGCACCATTTGCTGAACATGAAGGAAAAGCATATTTAGATAAGCTCACATACAAAATTATCCCAGAAGAGGCAACAAGAATCGGCAGTGTACAAAGCAACCAATTGAATGCTGTTGAAACAGTACCACCTCAAGACTTGAAGTCTATTAAAGCAAATGGCAACCTGAAAATTTTTGAAACAGAAACAGCAGGCATGCCATATGGATTGTTTATTAACCCAGAAAATGCACCATGGAACGAGCTTGATGCCAGAATTGCATTGCAAAAAACAATTGATGTCGATAATATCGTCAATACGCTTTATTTAGGAACATATAAGCGGGCATGGTCTGTTATAACACCAACCATATTAGGGTATGACAAATCGCTTGAAAATACAGGCAAGGTTGACGTAGAGGATGCAAACAAACGATTAGAAAATCTTGGCTGGAAGAAAAACAGTGAAGGAGTAAGAGAAAAAGATGGTAAAGAGCTGGTACTTCGCTTAATAGACAGTAATGTCAACAGGGAGAAGCGTCACGATATTGCTACAATCATTCAGCAGCAAGTAAAGGAAATAGGGGTTAAGCTAGAGATTACTACATCAGCAGAATACTATAATATCACAAAAAACGGGAAGGATTATGATGTTATCGGCAACAGCAGGGTAGCGGGAGATCCGGATGTTCTTCGTCTATTCTTCCACTCTGAAAATCTTCCTGAAAATGGTGGATCGAGTCTAGCGAGACTTCATGACGATGAAATTGATCAGTGGCTAGAGGAAGGCGAGCTAGAAACAGATACAGAGAAAAGAGTGGAATTATACAAACAGGTCCAGCAAAAACTGATTGGGCAAGGATATTTTATTCCTATCTATGTATTCCCATATACTGTTGCAACCTCTAATGATGTGGAAGGTTTAGCATTTGATTCACAAGGATATCCACTTTTCAATGATGTTTTTATTAATAAGTAAGGATAAACCAAAACAAAAGATGAAAATGGGGGAGGATTATGAAGTTTATCTTATTTTCGTTAATTAGTAATAACACCAATCCAATCAGCAGGGAAACATTTACTACCCATCAGAAGCTGGAAAATGTCATTAATCAAGCTGTATTGGCTGAAAAGCAGGGCTTTGACGGCTTTGGGGTAGGGGAAAGGCATGGTTCGCCATTCCTTTCTTCTTCACCTGCTGTAATGCTTTCTAATATTGCCGCAAAAACAACGAAAATACGTTTGTTGACAACTGTTACTGTTTTAAGTGTGTTGGATCCAGTCCGAGTTGCCGAGGATTTTGCCACGGTAGATCAATTATCAAAAGGCAGACTAGATTTGATTATAGGAAAAGGAAATGATCCACGCCATTATCCTCTATTTGGAATTACTGAGGAAGAACAATGGGAGTCCCTTGCAGAAAGGTATGATTTGTTAAAAAGATTATGGGCAGAGGAGTCTGTCAATTGGAGTGGCAAGTACAGAGCTCCATTACAAAATGTCACAATTGAGCCAAGACCATACCAGAAGAGCATTCCTATTTGGCATGGAAGTGCATCAAGCACAGCTTCTACTGAATTAGCAGCCAAAAACGGCGAGCCGATATTTTCTTCCAATGTCTTTCATCCAATTGCAAAATATAAGCAGCTAATTGACCATTATAAAGAAAGATTGGCATTTTACGGTCATGACCCGCAAAAGGCCATTATCGGCTCTGGGGCAGGCAGTTTATATATTGCTGACACAAAGGAGGAGGCAATCAATAAATATCGGCCATATTATGATGCTTTTATGAATACGGATGCTTCTAAACATAATAATTCACCATTTAAGAATTTAGACGACTATGTTGAAAATGGGCCATCCTTAGTCGGATCAGCAGATGCTATTATCGAAAAAATTCTGTTATACCATGAAGCATATGGCCATCAAGTGCAAGGGTTGAGCGTTGACGGTCTTAGTGAAGCAGAACAGAAGGAGCAAATTCAGCGGTTTTCCGAGGAAGTACTGCCTGTCTTACGAAAGGAAATACCTAATTTTATCTGGGAAGAGCCAAAAAAAGTAGCTTCAAACGGACTATAAACCAAGTAAAAACATAGGTTTTAATTGATATTAGTTTTATTGAATTAACACTTTATTAATACTAATTAGTCAAGAAGCGAAAAACATATTATATTATATATATCCAATAAGAATACATGGATATAAACAAAGGCAAGGAAGGAGCGGAGGCTTAATCAAGGGATTGGCATTATGCTACTTGACTTTTAATAACTAGAAGTAAACCAATATCTTTTAAAAAATACACAGAATGGAGAATTTGTATGAGTGAAGATATCTTTCGAATCGCAACAAAAGAAGACGCCCCAGCATTTCTAGAATTATTGTCTAGTGCATTCAAGTCGGTTGGAGAACTTGGCATCAACTGGCCATCCACAAGAGCCACGCTAGAAATGGTAACAGAGAATATCGTCAATTCTACTGCTGTTGTTTTAGAACGGGACGGCAGACTTATCTCAACTTTAACGATCCGCTTTCCTTGGGAGAGTAAAGCACCAGTGTCAGGCTATCCATTTGTTTGGTGGTTTGCAACTGCACCAGACTTGAGCGGACAGGGAATCGGAAATAAATTATTGGAATATGTAGAAAACACATTGCTGCGAGACACATTTAAGGCACCTGCTTTTACGCTTGGAACTTCTGGCAAAAAGCATCCTTGGCTTTTGGATATGTATAAACGGAAAGGGTATAAGCAATATTTTCAGCATGAAAACGATGGCGACATTGGGATTCTGATGTATAAAGTATTGATTCCAGAACGCTTCGATGAAAATATTCTCGGGACACCGCCGTTTAGCGATGCTAAAGCGGAAAAGACTTCTGTATAACAAGAAAGGAGGCAGCCCATGGGAGAGTTTTTTAAATGGGAATACGTTATTACCCTCTTCCCGAAAGTGTTGAGTGCCCTTCCTACGACCCTTTTGATCGTATTATTCGCAACCTTAATTGGAGCTGCTATAGGTTTACTGATTGCTTATCTTCGGATAGAAAAGGTGCCTGTTTTAAGCCAATTATGTATTGTATATGTTTCCTTTGTAAGAGGTACACCGATACTTGTGCAAATGTTCATCGTTTTTTACGGTCTTCCCAGTTTGCTCGGTTCTATTGGGATTGACCTATCACAGTGGGAAAAAATCTATTTCATCTATATAACCTATGGCTTGAATGCAGCTGCGTTCTTTTCTGAAATTTTCCGTTCTTCCCTATTGAGTGTTCCTGCATCACAGTATGAAGCAGCAGCCTCAATAGGATTAACAAAAGGGCAGACATATCGAAGAGTGCTGATACCCCAAGCAAGTAAGATAGCAATGCCGAGCCTTGGAGCGTCTATTATCAACCTGCTGCAAGACACTTCTCTTGCCTTTTCTTTAGGTATATTAGATGTCATGGGCAAGGTTCAGACTTTAGGGGCTTTATACTATCGAGTCATGGAGGGATATTTCATTGCCGCTGTTATCTTTATCGTATTGAGTATTGGCTTAGAGCAGTTGTTTGGTTTGGTAGAAAAGAAATATCGGTACCCGAAAAGAAGCAAAAAAAGCATCAGAACACCAATCTTACCTAATGCTAAGAAGCTGCTGCTGTTGCCAAATGGAAAAAACAAAGTAAATTAAAACAGATGAAAGTGGGAAATAGCATGAGAATCGTGCCGAAACATAAGACTTGGAAGATTATTGGATTAACTGCTGCGCTTGGATTAGTACTTGCGGGCTGCGGTAACGGTGAAAGTACAGAAAGTGCCAGCGCAGGGAACAATGATTCTGATGCAAAAGAAATTATCGTCGGAACTGGAAATGCATATCAGCCTTTTGTCTATTTAGATGAAAACGGAAAACTGACAGGCTATGAAAAAGCTGTTCTTGATGCAGTTGATGAAAAGCTGCCACAATATAAATTTAAATATGAGTCATATGAATTTAAAAATATTTTACCAGCACTTGATGCAAATAAAATTGATTTGGCAGCACATCAGTATGAAATCAATGATGAAAGACAGGCCAAATACTTGTATGGGAAAGTAGGCTACACAGACTATACAAGTTATATCGTTGTTGACGCAAACTCAAAAAACAACTACCAGTCATTAGATGATTTGGCAGGAAAAACAGTTTACACATCAACAGGAAGCAATCATGCCTATATATTGGAGCAATACAACAAAGAGCATGATAATAAGATCGATATTGTGTACGGCAGCGGATCAAATGAAGTACTTGTCAAGGATCTTCAAACAGGAACAATAGATGCAACATTGCTGACTAAGTTCGATGTAAGCAAATTAAATGAGCAATTTAAAGCAGATTTAAAAACATTAGGAGAGCCTGCCTATGTTTCTAAAACATATTATCTTTACAGTAAAGACGATACAAAGCTTCAGGAAGATATAGACGGTGCCCTTGAAGAATTAATTGATGAAGGAAAGCTTTCCGAGATATCTCAAGAGGTACTTGGAGCAGATTATACGAAATAAGAAAGGAGGAGGTATAAATGGACTTCGATTTCCCATTTATGTTTAAGGCATTTTCAGCTGCATTGCATTATTTGCCAACAACGCTGCTGTTAGGGTTCGTGCCGCTCCTGCTAGGATCTGTTATTGGTCTTGTTATTGCACTTGTACGTTTTTATAAAATTCCTGTCCTTTCCACATTTTTCAAATGGTTTGTGACTGTTTTTAAAGCAATTCCCGTTATTCTTATCTTATTGGTCACGTATATTATCAGTTCAGATATGCTGGAGCAGCTAGCAAAGTCCATGTCCTGGGACATAAGCTTTAAGAATATTGATAGGAGGTGGGTTGCGATTTTTGCTTTAACCTTATACGCAACAAGCGGTCTGTCAGAGATATTCAGAGGGGCGCTAACAGCCATTCCGAAGGGCCAGTTCGATGCTGCCTATTCGGTAGGATTATCAAGAGTGCAGGTCATTAAGAGAGTAGTGATTCCACAAGTATTTCCTATTGCCTTCCCGATGATAAACAGCACATTAATTTCTCTTATTAAGGCTTCTTCACTAGTTTCCATGGTTTCCGTTGTGGATATATTAAACGGTGCTCTGATTGAGGCAAATGTTAACTACCGTTTCCTTGAAGCGTATGTGGCTGTATCGTTAATCTACTGGCCAATGTGTGCTGCACTTGAAGGAATATCATCCGGCTATGAGCGTTATTTCAGCCGCAGCAAAAGGAGAAGCTTCGCATGATTACAATTAAAAATATCTCCAAAAGTTTCGGGAAGAATGAAATTATTAAAGGTGTTGACTTGGAAATTAAAAAAGGTGAGGTTGTTGTCATTCTAGGTCCAAGCGGTTCAGGCAAAACCACTTTTTTAAGATGCTTGAACTTTCTTGAACGAGCAGATGACGGTGAGCTAACCATTAGTGATAAAAAAGTCCACTTTAAAAAGGCAAGCTCTAAGGATATCCTGGAAATTCGCCGAAAAACAGCAATGGTCTTTCAGCAATATGACCTTTTTCTTCATAGGACAGCAATAGAAAATATTATGGAGGGTCTTGTAATCGCAAGAAAGGTGTCAAAGGCGGCAGCATATAATAAGGGCTTAGAGCTATTAGAAAAGGTTGGTTTAAAGGGGAAGGAAGACGCCTATCCACACCAGCTTTCCGGGGGACAGCAGCAGCGTGTCGGAATTGCAAGAGCATTGGCTCTAAACCCGGAGGTTATCTTGTTTGATGAGCCTACATCGGCTCTTGATCCCGAACTTGTCGGAGAAACATTAGAGGTAATTAAAAAGGTTGCTGAAGAAGGAGTAACGATGGTGATCGTTACACATGAAATGAGCTTTGCCTATGATATCGCAGACAGAATCATTTTTATGGAGGATGGTGTCATCGTTGAACAGGGTACTCCAAAAGAAGTGTTCGAACAAACAAAAGAGGAACGGACAAAGCAGTTTCTAGCCCGTTTTGCTTATGAAAGATAATAAACAAAGCTTTATTTCATTGGAAATAAAGCTTTGTTTTGTTTGAAGAAAGGGAGTTCTTTCATCGAATTAACAGCACTAATAAGTACGATACCAGGTTATTGAAACCATGAGCAATAATTGACGTTTCAATACGGTTTGTTCTTATATAAACGAGTCCTAAGAAAAACCCTAAACCGCTATACAAAATCATTCCAGTTAAAGAGAAACCAGCCATCATATGCATTCCGCCAAACAAAAGGGAGCTGAAAATAAGGCCCACATATTTATATTTGGAAAAAACATGGCCAATTATCACTTTACGGAAGAAAAATTCTTCAATAATTGGAGCAAGTATGGTCACTTGAATAATCGTAATATAGCTAGTATGAATTAATACCTCTACAGCTTGTTGATTTTGGGGAGCTTCCTCCATATTTAGTCCAAACAACAAAGCAATAATGACCATCACAATGACGGTTACAAATTTCCCTCCGAAAAAAACAAAGATGGCATAAAGGAAATCCTTCCCCTTTACTTTCGGTTTTCTCCATTGAAATAAAGATGTTTTGAAATAAAGGAAAATGATAAAGCCTAGAATAATAAACAAAATGAGAAAGTTAAGGATAACGCTCAGCATTGCGGTACTGATTTGATAGTCTCCAAATGACATGCTTTTTGTTGTCCCCACTCCAAACAAGTCCAAAAGCAGTTGGATTCCGATAGGCAAGATTGTCATGATAAACAGGTATGTCACAAAAGTCCATATATATTTATTCTTGATGAGTTTCTTCAAAAGCATATCTCCTTCAATCTAGAATAATACAATTATACTAAATTGTTTTTTCAGATGATAGAAAATAGTATGTAATGACAGAATGCAACAGAAGTAAATAGTTTTATCGAAATAGTTTTTTGCCTTTCTGCCAAAAAATAGAATCGTAAAAATAGCAATAAAGTAACATGTAAGATAAATTTTACCATATTACTAAATTTTATTGGGATGCTTAATTTTGAGCAGTATATCTAAATGGAGTAGATTCCTCACATCCAGCGTATCAGTCTAAAATGGATAGAGACAAGGATAACTATGCTTGTGAGAGATAATAGTTAGGTAAAAAGAGGCTGGGACAAAACAAAAGATAATCTTTCTAAACACGAATAAAAATGAAGCACTTGCCTAAATAGAATATGGGTTTAAAATTAGTTCGTTTCATTGCGCTACAGTCACTCGCTTTCCGCGGGGAGGAAGCTGAGCCTCCTCGTCTTCGCCTGCGGGGTCTAAAGCGTCCTCTATTTCCCTTAGTAGTCGAGTGTCCTCCGCTCCATTCCACTAAGATTTCAATCATTGTATTAAACACAATAAACCGAACGATTTAATCATTTGTTGATTAAATCGTTCGGTTTTTAAACAGATTCACATACATATGTCCCAGCGTCTTTTTTATATTTATTATTAAATAAGGATTATTTTAATAAAGATAGGGTAGTAGTTTCGTAGTGACGAGTTATGTCCAAATAATGTTGGAGAATGGGAGGAAGAAAAATGGATAAAAAGCAGTCAAAACATGAAAAGAATCATGAAAAAGACAATACTTTGACAAACAGGCAGGGTCACCCTGTAACGAATAACCAAAATATTCGGACAGTAGGCAATAGAGGTCCAGCCACATTGGAAAACTATAATTTCATCGAAAAGATTAGTAATTTTGACAGAGAACGAGTTCCTGAACGGGTAGTTCATGCTCGCGGTGCCGGTGCTCATGGCTATTTTGAGGCATATGGAACAGCAGGAGATGAACATATTTCTAAATATACACGTGCAAAGCTTTTCCAGGAAAAAGGCAAGCGTACACCAGTATTTGTCCGTTTTTCTTCTGTAATCCATGGCGGTCACTCACCTGAGACACTTCGAGATCCACGGGGCTTTGCTGTTAAATTTTATACAGAAGACGGAAACTGGGA
This window contains:
- a CDS encoding LLM class flavin-dependent oxidoreductase, translating into MAKDKKIKFGAMIHGIGGTTDGWRHPSVPADASVSLPFYKERAKLAESANFSFIFVADGLSISEKSLPHFLNRFEPITLLTAIAGATEKIGLVGTLSTSYSQPFNVARQFLSLDHISSGRAGWNVVTSPSAGAAQNFNGKDLPSHEDRYNKAAEHLQVVKGLWDSWEDGAFVRNKETGEFFDKEKMHELNHEGEFFSVKGPLNLERSQQGYPVIFQAGSSERGKSFAAESADAIFTGHETLEEAIEFYRDVKAKAAQTGRGHEEILIFPGISPIVASTVEEAHKIYEDFISLVPIANAITYLGRFFDHFDFSTFPLDEPFPEIGDAGKEAFQSTTDKIKKMAKEHKLTLRQVAQQVAVPRSTFIGTPEIVADKIQTWFESGGADGFIINSDIPSQFREFVEKVVPILQERGIYEKEYTGSTLREHLGIKKPSNQNSTNTALEV
- a CDS encoding ABC transporter permease, which translates into the protein MGKFIVNRMIAAGFVLLGSLLLVFFINYSLPGDAVDQMLEGTGATPEMAANLREELGLDLPFHTQFLEYLKNILQGDFGHSIVNNAPVLDKIITQFPATIALTIVSAILSIIFGITLGVFSAIHHNSVIDYVARLIGLFGISMPTFWSGILLILIFSVTLGWFPSIGSDGWITLVLPSIALGLVGSGAIVRMVRNSMLEVMNEQYILTLRSKGLSEKTVMYKHALRNALIPSITIIGMMIGDMLGGAVVIETVFSRQGIGRLVADAITAKDLPVVQGVVFFSAIVYITINFLVDISYSVIDPRVRKSF
- a CDS encoding ABC transporter permease, giving the protein MKETVLAGQIKKFSVIKKRKRIFLPEHAFIYAACGIILFLMICAVFPQWIAPYAPTKMFTEEIMQAPSGIHFLGTDYFGRDVFSLIVYGSRTSLIIGFLSVIAAAATGMIIGSVAGYAGGIVDLIFMRIIDILMTIPGMLLSLAFAAALGPSLKNIILAISIAAVPGYARLMRGQILTLKSRNFVIASKSIGVSNFVIFFRHILPNAYSPLLVMATNGLGSSILLGAGLSFLGLGVVQEVPDWGTLLSQGRGYLAAAWWIATFPGIAITSFVLSANIIGDSLRDFLDPKKKQKGDNA
- a CDS encoding ABC transporter ATP-binding protein translates to MLDINKLNIEFKTKTGSITAISDLNLSIKAGETVCLVGESGSGKTITSKAIMRLIEYENGRISNGDISFQGTNLTSIDEKMLQHIRGKKIAMIFQEPLSAFDPVFTIGYQITEMIRKHQKSSKQAAWQKGIDLLKKVGISEPEHRMKQYPNEFSGGMLQRAMIAMAISCEPDLLIADEPTTALDVTIQLQIIELLKSLKDEFNMGLLLITHDLGIAAELADRIVVMYAGEVVENATVSQLFHTPHHPYTRGLLKSIPKMDTANKGKLYSIEGSIPSLNELPEGCLFHPRCPFANTQCKRVRPNLEKVNDRYAACFYSEELVTKPEWSLSYSKEETLEKINVTKPEPVSTEILVDVQHVSKHFPIGRGLSLAKKQVKAVDDVSFAINKGETFGLVGESGSGKSTLGRAILQLEKLTGGEVLYGGSPLSGLSSKKMGKYRKEMQMIFQDPYSSVNSRLKIGEIIAEPLKWHLKLSREEIQSRVEELLEQVGLKREWVSRYPHEFSGGQRQRIGIARAIALNPAFILADEAVSALDVSVQAQIINLLQDLQAKMGLTYLFIGHDLGVVQHISDRVGVMYLGKLVEIAPSKAIFQEPAHPYTRVLIDSIPNGKRTNKLKAEGEIPSPANPPSGCRFRTRCPFATEKCAEEEPALKEIQKGRFTACHYPLPIN
- a CDS encoding ABC transporter substrate-binding protein → MMRITRLRRSILFYMLGVLLLLTACQQSNENTSASGDAVPKEGGELVYGLATPPDSLDPHTSGMAVSTRVNNSIYEKLVYQTEDNKIEPWLATSWEVSDDQKTFTFKLRDDVTFHDGSKFNAEVVKYNFDRIVNPETKAASAYALIENYESSEVVDEYSVKIHFSEPAATFLSNLSQPKLAIVSKEGAEKYGLSLATNPVGSGPFKFVSQDENNEIVLERYADYTGKAPFAEHEGKAYLDKLTYKIIPEEATRIGSVQSNQLNAVETVPPQDLKSIKANGNLKIFETETAGMPYGLFINPENAPWNELDARIALQKTIDVDNIVNTLYLGTYKRAWSVITPTILGYDKSLENTGKVDVEDANKRLENLGWKKNSEGVREKDGKELVLRLIDSNVNREKRHDIATIIQQQVKEIGVKLEITTSAEYYNITKNGKDYDVIGNSRVAGDPDVLRLFFHSENLPENGGSSLARLHDDEIDQWLEEGELETDTEKRVELYKQVQQKLIGQGYFIPIYVFPYTVATSNDVEGLAFDSQGYPLFNDVFINK